Proteins encoded in a region of the Augochlora pura isolate Apur16 chromosome 4, APUR_v2.2.1, whole genome shotgun sequence genome:
- the LOC144468435 gene encoding uncharacterized protein LOC144468435 yields MLALLLRKVPSKASLTLQKGNKPSLQFRKSSSQRNVPAQFLQQNFDFQESKLLSQEPGRIQIPSDCLDVVCRNTRADRSSKRLSKCIFDRSASDHRIFLHRYYATCRAEEKPPLTSEEGNFSDTEHSLKAHCLKYFRDATAGNKQELKIIDYPNYWRSLDTDYFQSIRSKSPLCPGGILRYYSRAAAPKRYENKSLKRAEEQQCQPEDCSDKKDCSRGEKLSDCYERAGCSPPQRVWAHHEYSTASETWDQQGQSQQCRQQEAQRECQQQGEHQQHNHQQRQCQHQMKDERCQQMKPQEHLSYQRHQQQQQGRRQRQMLRQPQRRRQYQQRQFEQQQEEQQQQCQQRQEQQQCQQRQQQQQFSQPEQRPCHQEQQCQQQQQQQPCQQYSQQGQQQIQYQHRPYQEQQQDYHRHEPRQEEQQLQYQYRPYQEQLQSHHEHQSQQQQQQCQYQNQPYQEQQQQQQQIPHDQQCQGQSQTNVQSCSYQQPTCTTCNVTKTPPASTPQLPSKQQGASTSCNNQSQSSFRNKITQMCSSRCNKHVCKPTNEEASASTKRLSSIKEGLSSLIWKRKSPETIKEYNRVPTCRCERPSSEPNCKTCDPLPPKPFHWSQKRRRSQGLPCGPEIFIPYKSSVRPKSKHRTSPRKVHVDDLIQEPIGYQPLKNASNRRGFNKAWQESCTSNPRIVRFEDKKGYQTIRKIKTGEELRSETSFATLGSSSCQKPAGTFIIDDVSNARPNTSALKYRLTKCPTVDQMWQQCRCELPEVPVKSVTIPKPIPVKRRRVQPVQGTGEWKEQRYPVRLKIFKSKDTLDPCLPTMIEVSKDRSSILETPEVKLMDGGPTCSSATKSDPSLLRKCGDCRRKSKKVCQTYSNAPRSVK; encoded by the exons ATGTTAGCTCTTCTACTGCGAAAG GTGCCCTCGAAAGCGAGCCTGACGCTACAAAAGGGTAACAAGCCAAGCCTGCAATTCAGGAAGAGTTCCTCGCAGAGGAATGTTCCAGCTCAGTTCCTGCAGCAGAACTTCGATTTCCAAGAGTCGAAGCTTCTGAGCCAGGAGCCTGGCAGGATACAGATACCAAGCGATTGTTTGGACGTCGTTTGCCGTAACACTCGAGCAGATAGATCGTCTAAACGGTTGTCAAAGTGCATTTTCGATCGAAGCGCATCCGATCATCGGATATTTCTGCATAGATATTATGCGACGTGTCGCGCTGAAGAGAAACCGCCTTTGACATCAGAGGAAGGAAACTTCAGCGATACAGAACACTCTCTGAAAGCCCACTGTTTGAAGTATTTCAGAGACGCAACAGCTGGAAATAAACAGGAATTGAAGATAATTGATTATCCGAATTACTGGCGAAGTTTGGATACTGACTATTTCCAGTCGATTCGAAGTAAATCTCCATTGTGTCCGGGTGGTATACTGAGGTACTATAGTAGAGCCGCAGCACCTAaaagatatgaaaataaatcgctGAAACGTGCGGAAGAGCAGCAATGTCAACCTGAAGATTGTAGCGACAAAAAAGATTGTTCACGAGGCGAGAAGTTGTCAGACTGTTATGAACGCGCGGGATGCAGTCCTCCGCAACGTGTATGGGCACATCATGAGTACAGCACAGCATCGGAAACATGGGACCAGCAGGGACAAAGCCAGCAATGTCGACAGCAGGAGGCACAACGAGAGTGTCAACAACAGGGAGAACATCAGCAACATAATCACCAGCAACGCCAATGCCAGCACCAAATGAAAGATGAACGTTGTCAACAAATGAAGCCGCAGGAACATTTGTCGTATCAACGCCatcaacagcaacaacaaggACGCCGACAGAGACAGATGCTGCGACAACCGCAACGGAGACGACAATACCAGCAGCGACAGTTCGAACAACAACAAGAAGAACAGCAACAACAGTGCCAGCAACGACAAGAACAGCAACAGTGTCAACAAcgacaacaacagcaacaattTTCACAACCAGAACAACGCCCGTGTCATCAAGAACAGCAATgtcaacagcaacaacaacagcaaccaTGCCAACAATATTCACAGCAAGGGCAACAACAGATACAATACCAACATCGACCATATCAAGAGCAACAGCAAGACTACCATCGGCATGAACCACGGCAAGAGGAGCAGCAGTTGCAATACCAATATCGACCGTATCAAGAGCAACTGCAGAGCCATCATGAACATCAATcacagcaacagcagcagcagtgcCAATATCAAAATCAGCCATACCAggagcaacagcaacagcagcaacaaaTTCCCCATGATCAACAATGTCAAGGACAGAGTCAAACAAATGTCCAGTCATGCAGTTACCAGCAACCAACATGCACAACATGCAACGTTACAAAAACACCCCCAGCATCAACTCCGCAATTACCATCGAAGCAGCAAGGAGCATCAACGTCATGTAACAATCAGAGTCAATCATCTTTCCGAAACAAAATAACTCAAATGTGCAGCTCCCGTTGCAACAAACATGTCTGCAAACCTACCAATGAGGAAGCTTCTGCCTCGACTAAAAGATTGTCTTCAATAAAGGAGGGACTCTCCTCTCTAATATGGAAACGCAAATCGCCTGAAACTATCAAAGAGTACAACAGAGTTCCAACTTGTAGATGCGAACGGCCTTCCTCGGAGCCAAACTGCAAAACGTGTGATCCACTGCCTCCGAAGCCCTTCCACTGGTCCCAGAAGAGACGACGTTCTCAGGGTCTACCATGCGGTCCTGAAATCTTCATACCCTACAAGAGCTCGGTCAGACCAAAATCGAAGCATCGAACGTCACCAAGAAAGGTCCACGTGGACGATCTAATTCAAGAACCAATAGGGTATCAGCCCTTGAAGAACGCCTCGAACCGCCGAGGTTTCAACAAGGCCTGGCAGGAGTCGTGTACGTCGAATCCCCGTATCGTCCGTTTCGAGGACAAGAAGGGCTACCAGACGATACGGAAAATTAAAACCGGCGAGGAACTGAGAAGCGAGACAAGTTTCGCGACCCTCGGCAGCAGTTCTTGCCAGAAGCCAGCGGGCACGTTCATAATCGACGATGTTAGCAACGCCAGGCCAAATACATCCGCGCTGAAATACCGGTTGACCAAATGTCCCACGGTGGACCAGATGTGGCAGCAATGTAGATGCGAGCTCCCCGAGGTGCCCGTGAAATCTGTGACGATACCCAAACCGATTCCTGTCAAGCGTCGCAGAGTGCAACCCGTTCAGGGTACTGGCGAATGGAAAGAACAGAGGTACCCAGTCCGCTTGAAGATTTTCAAGTCGAAGGACACCTTGGATCCCTGCTTGCCTACCATGATCGAAGTCAGCAAGGATCGGAGTAGCATCTTAGAAACGCCGGAGGTTAAACTGATGGATGGTGGTCCGACTTGTTCTTCGGCGACGAAAAGTGACCCTTCGTTGTTGAGAAAATGCGGCGATTGTAGACGGAAATCGAAGAAGGTGTGCCAGACTTACTCAAACGCTCCAAGAAGTGTAAAATAG